In Thermosphaera sp., a genomic segment contains:
- a CDS encoding NADH:ubiquinone oxidoreductase, translating to MSKLLKKSLWVFHLNTGSCNACDIEILDVLTPYHDAERFGVKLVTSPRHADVILLTGPITIEALPKVVNAIEAAPRPRVVIALGSCGVGGGIWHDTYSTIGGVRGLQKILEERGVVVDAFYYVPGCPIRPEALLYAVAVFKGLVPKKVKSEIKHAE from the coding sequence GGAAGCTGCAACGCATGTGACATCGAAATACTCGACGTTTTAACCCCGTATCACGATGCCGAAAGATTTGGAGTTAAACTCGTGACCTCGCCCAGGCATGCTGATGTAATCTTACTGACAGGCCCCATAACAATTGAAGCGCTTCCGAAAGTAGTCAACGCGATCGAGGCTGCCCCAAGACCCAGGGTTGTCATAGCGCTCGGCTCGTGCGGTGTAGGGGGAGGTATTTGGCACGATACATACTCCACCATAGGCGGTGTGAGAGGCCTTCAGAAAATTCTCGAGGAGAGAGGGGTAGTAGTAGATGCATTCTATTATGTTCCAGGATGCCCTATTAGGCCTGAAGCATTGCTCTACGCTGTCGCAGTTTTCAAGGGACTTGTCCCCAAGAAGGTGAAGAGCGAGATCAAGCATGCAGAGTAA
- a CDS encoding DMT family transporter, producing the protein MIPLLYGALAGVLWGLNPVVIKRYGNGLDAVTVNGVRAFYAFTLLLVFIYLLGSFQTADLIGLVLIFASALIGPYFGDYFYVESIRRIGGGNAITIGYLYILVAQLASIAFLGEELSSNILVGTLLAILGVFLIYGGGNNVRDVKGYLLALFTAIFWGFSTIFSRLATNYGHVLFLTMLRNLYVFMLALAVRKKRVLDNSFSRRGFMLGFFAGGLSFGFGMALFIRALSVGGVSASTLPTIIAPLVGRVLSAIINKEGFDAASLGGSLLIITGIGIGFIGFTG; encoded by the coding sequence ATGATTCCATTGTTGTACGGGGCTTTAGCCGGGGTTTTATGGGGGCTGAACCCGGTCGTGATAAAGAGATATGGTAATGGGCTTGATGCAGTGACAGTTAATGGAGTTAGAGCTTTCTACGCTTTCACTCTTCTCTTAGTTTTCATTTATCTTCTAGGATCTTTTCAAACAGCCGATTTAATTGGATTGGTATTGATATTCGCCAGCGCTCTAATAGGTCCCTACTTCGGCGACTACTTCTATGTTGAATCCATAAGGAGGATAGGAGGTGGAAACGCGATTACGATTGGCTACTTGTATATACTAGTCGCCCAGTTGGCATCAATAGCTTTTCTCGGAGAAGAACTCAGCTCCAACATTCTAGTCGGGACGCTCCTGGCAATTTTAGGCGTCTTCCTGATATACGGGGGCGGGAATAATGTTAGAGATGTGAAAGGATATCTCCTAGCTCTTTTCACGGCAATATTCTGGGGCTTTAGTACAATATTCTCGAGGCTTGCCACGAACTATGGTCATGTTCTTTTCTTAACTATGTTAAGAAATCTATACGTTTTCATGCTTGCATTAGCCGTTAGGAAAAAACGAGTGCTAGATAATTCTTTCTCCCGCAGGGGCTTTATGCTGGGGTTTTTTGCGGGGGGTTTGAGCTTTGGGTTTGGGATGGCTTTATTTATTAGAGCGTTGAGCGTTGGGGGAGTCTCGGCTTCAACTTTGCCGACGATTATTGCTCCTTTGGTTGGAAGGGTTTTATCAGCGATAATTAATAAGGAGGGATTCGACGCGGCTAGCTTAGGAGGCTCTCTGTTAATTATTACAGGAATAGGGATAGGATTTATCGGCTTCACTGGTTAA